A stretch of the Vibrio aquimaris genome encodes the following:
- the pdhA gene encoding pyruvate dehydrogenase (acetyl-transferring) E1 component subunit alpha, producing the protein MNVQALPMNRFIDQHGQVVKPLPEWADVTTLKKFYRDMVVARTYDNKAVALQRTGKLGTYPSHLGAEAFGIAIGHAMKPQDVFIPYYRDMPAMWVRGIGMEKNLQYWGGDERGSDFTFENSEIECRDLPYCVPIATQCTHAVGVASALKIAGDHNAALVTCGDGATSKGDFLESINCAGTWNIPLVFVVNNNQWAISVPRALQCAADFLSEKAKGAGIPGITVDGNDVIAMYDAVQTALHRARKGKGATLIEAVSYRLSDHTTADDATRYRSKDELNQAWQYEPIKRLKTYLTEQGHWSEEDEQTLLESAKVEVEKAVERYLNLPPQAPEAAFDYLYESPVSELNKQRDELITKAMRMQGGKHV; encoded by the coding sequence ATGAACGTTCAGGCATTACCCATGAATCGATTTATCGACCAACATGGCCAAGTCGTCAAACCACTACCTGAGTGGGCTGATGTTACAACACTGAAAAAGTTCTATCGCGACATGGTAGTCGCACGCACCTACGACAACAAAGCTGTCGCATTACAACGAACCGGAAAGCTAGGTACCTACCCTTCGCATCTTGGCGCAGAAGCCTTTGGTATTGCCATAGGTCACGCAATGAAACCCCAGGATGTTTTCATCCCATACTACCGAGATATGCCTGCTATGTGGGTTCGAGGAATTGGTATGGAAAAAAACCTTCAGTACTGGGGTGGTGATGAGCGAGGTAGCGATTTCACTTTTGAAAATAGTGAAATCGAGTGTCGCGATTTGCCTTATTGTGTACCTATCGCTACACAATGTACTCATGCCGTAGGTGTTGCGTCTGCTCTTAAGATTGCTGGAGACCACAACGCAGCGCTAGTCACTTGCGGCGATGGCGCCACTTCAAAAGGCGATTTTCTTGAATCCATCAACTGTGCTGGGACGTGGAACATACCTCTGGTATTTGTTGTCAATAACAACCAATGGGCGATCTCAGTTCCAAGAGCGCTGCAATGCGCTGCTGATTTTCTATCGGAGAAAGCAAAAGGCGCAGGTATCCCTGGTATCACAGTGGATGGTAACGACGTTATCGCTATGTACGATGCAGTCCAAACCGCTTTACATAGGGCAAGAAAAGGCAAAGGCGCGACTCTTATTGAAGCAGTGAGTTACCGTCTAAGCGACCATACAACAGCCGACGATGCAACGCGCTATAGAAGTAAAGATGAATTAAACCAAGCTTGGCAATATGAGCCAATTAAAAGGCTCAAAACGTATTTGACGGAGCAAGGGCATTGGTCTGAAGAAGACGAACAAACCCTACTAGAAAGCGCAAAAGTCGAAGTTGAAAAAGCTGTAGAACGTTACCTGAACCTCCCGCCTCAGGCACCTGAAGCTGCATTTGATTATCTTTATGAGTCGCCTGTTTCAGAACTTAACAAACAGCGTGACGAACTCATAACTAAAGCAATGCGTATGCAGGGAGGAAAACATGTCTGA
- a CDS encoding electron transfer flavoprotein subunit beta/FixA family protein yields the protein MKVLVAIKRVIDPYVKVRVKSDGSGVETNNVKMSMNPFCEIAVEEAVRLKESGKANEVVVVSIGDAASQENLRGALALGADRAIHIKHDVSPEPLAVAKLLKAVMDKENPALVLLGKQSIDTDNNQVAQMLAALTNRPQGTFASDVNLDNDHVSVTREVDGGLETVKLQLPAIISTDLRLNEPRYASLPNIMKAKKKPLEVITADDLGVEVISTHEIIEVMAPKARTAGEMVANVSELISKLKNDAKVL from the coding sequence GTGAAAGTACTAGTAGCCATAAAACGTGTGATCGACCCATATGTAAAAGTTAGGGTGAAGAGTGATGGCAGCGGTGTTGAAACGAATAACGTTAAGATGTCCATGAACCCATTTTGTGAAATTGCAGTAGAAGAAGCGGTTCGTCTAAAAGAGTCTGGCAAAGCGAATGAAGTGGTTGTCGTGTCCATAGGAGATGCTGCGAGCCAAGAAAACCTTAGAGGAGCACTTGCATTGGGAGCTGATAGGGCAATCCACATCAAACATGATGTGTCTCCTGAACCTCTTGCCGTTGCAAAATTGTTGAAAGCGGTCATGGACAAAGAGAATCCAGCGCTTGTGCTTCTTGGTAAGCAGTCAATTGATACGGATAACAATCAAGTTGCTCAGATGCTAGCGGCGTTAACTAACCGTCCTCAAGGCACTTTCGCCTCTGATGTTAATCTAGATAATGATCATGTTAGCGTGACTAGAGAGGTCGATGGCGGACTTGAGACCGTCAAACTTCAGTTGCCTGCGATCATTAGTACCGATTTAAGGCTCAATGAACCACGTTATGCATCCTTGCCGAATATCATGAAAGCTAAAAAGAAACCTTTGGAGGTTATTACCGCAGATGACTTAGGCGTAGAAGTAATATCGACTCATGAAATCATTGAGGTAATGGCACCAAAGGCGCGGACAGCAGGGGAAATGGTAGCCAACGTGAGTGAGCTAATTTCTAAGCTTAAAAATGACGCTAAGGTCTTATAG
- a CDS encoding electron transfer flavoprotein-ubiquinone oxidoreductase: MERECMEFDVVVVGAGPAGLSSAIKLAQLSKINDMPVSICVVEKGAEVGAHILSGALFETKALDELFPDWKDLGAPVNNPVSLDEFVYMTSDHQHIKLPSFMTPNLMHNSEKNHVISLANLCRWLGQKAEELEIEVYPGFAATSINYDSNGSVIGINTSDMGLNKSGEQKPSFEAGIELKAKYTLFAEGARGHLGKELIEKFQLANECQPQHYALGLKEIWQVPDDHPKYRAGRVLHGAGWPLNETNSNGGSFLYHLDNNQIVVGLIVDLNYSNPHLSPFDEFQRFKHHPLISQYLEGGERIAYGARAIAKGGLHSLPKQQFPGGLLIGCDAGTLNSGKIKGSHTAMKSGMLAAEAVFSQLKEENNQNTPDYQSVFEQSWLYSELHLSRNFASSIHRYGAIAGGALATLEQNVWHKLFNRAAPWNILDTKPDHLGMKEVSDCSSVNYPKPDGKLSFDRPSSVYLSGTQHEEDQPCHLVIKNLNIPIENHLPRFDEPSQRYCPAGVYEIITVDNNPKLQINAANCLHCKTCDIKDPSQNITWIPPEGGGGPNYQNM, from the coding sequence ATGGAAAGAGAATGTATGGAGTTTGATGTTGTCGTAGTAGGTGCAGGACCTGCAGGGTTGTCAAGCGCAATAAAACTTGCACAGCTTAGTAAAATCAATGACATGCCTGTATCTATTTGCGTTGTGGAGAAAGGCGCTGAAGTTGGGGCGCATATCCTTTCTGGTGCACTATTTGAAACAAAAGCCTTGGATGAATTATTTCCTGATTGGAAAGATCTAGGGGCTCCTGTTAATAATCCAGTTAGCTTGGATGAGTTTGTCTACATGACCTCAGATCATCAGCATATAAAACTGCCGTCTTTTATGACGCCCAATCTTATGCATAATAGCGAGAAAAATCATGTTATTAGCTTAGCTAACCTGTGTCGTTGGTTAGGTCAAAAAGCCGAAGAGCTTGAGATAGAAGTTTATCCAGGATTCGCCGCAACAAGCATAAATTATGACTCAAATGGATCAGTGATTGGTATCAACACATCTGACATGGGGCTAAATAAGTCAGGAGAGCAAAAGCCCTCGTTCGAAGCCGGCATTGAACTAAAAGCAAAATATACTCTTTTTGCCGAAGGAGCGCGAGGTCACCTAGGCAAAGAGCTGATCGAAAAATTCCAGCTCGCCAATGAGTGCCAACCACAACACTACGCCCTAGGACTCAAGGAAATATGGCAAGTCCCTGATGATCACCCTAAATACCGAGCGGGTCGTGTCCTACATGGTGCGGGCTGGCCACTAAATGAAACGAATTCAAACGGCGGTAGCTTTCTCTATCACTTAGATAATAACCAAATCGTCGTCGGGCTTATCGTTGATTTAAACTATTCAAACCCTCACCTCAGTCCATTCGATGAGTTTCAACGCTTTAAACATCACCCTCTAATAAGCCAATATCTTGAGGGTGGAGAAAGGATCGCTTATGGCGCTCGGGCGATTGCGAAAGGTGGACTTCATTCTCTACCAAAACAACAATTCCCCGGTGGTCTATTAATTGGCTGTGATGCGGGCACCCTTAACTCAGGCAAAATAAAGGGAAGCCATACGGCAATGAAGTCAGGCATGTTGGCCGCTGAAGCCGTTTTCTCACAGTTAAAAGAAGAAAACAATCAAAACACGCCTGATTATCAAAGTGTATTTGAACAATCTTGGCTTTATAGTGAGCTCCATTTAAGCCGGAATTTTGCCTCATCAATTCACAGGTATGGCGCCATTGCTGGTGGTGCTCTTGCAACATTGGAACAGAATGTTTGGCACAAGTTGTTTAACCGAGCAGCCCCGTGGAATATCTTAGACACCAAGCCAGATCATCTTGGAATGAAAGAAGTCTCTGATTGCTCAAGCGTAAACTATCCAAAACCTGATGGTAAGCTGAGTTTTGACCGACCGTCATCTGTCTATCTGTCCGGCACACAACACGAGGAAGATCAACCCTGCCACTTGGTGATCAAAAACCTAAATATACCCATTGAGAATCATTTACCAAGGTTTGACGAGCCAAGCCAACGCTATTGTCCAGCTGGAGTATATGAAATTATCACCGTCGATAATAACCCTAAGCTTCAAATCAATGCAGCCAATTGTCTACACTGCAAAACATGCGATATTAAAGACCCTTCGCAAAACATCACTTGGATACCACCTGAAGGTGGCGGTGGACCCAACTACCAGAATATGTAG
- the mmsB gene encoding 3-hydroxyisobutyrate dehydrogenase translates to MNTIAFIGLGNMGGPMAENLLSAGFNVRVFDLMPEAVKVLESAGAYAASSIADAVKDAESIITMLPASQHVKDVYLGDNKGSKGLLDLVEDGAFLIDSSTIDPHSAKMVAESAAQKGLDFVDAPVSGGVAGAKAGTLTFIVGGSEAAFSKAENVLKHMGKNIFHAGKAGDGQMGKICNNLMLGILMSGTCEALNLGIDNGLDPKVLSNIMLQSSGRNWALELYNPCPGVMETSPASNDYRPGFMSKLMLKDLGLGLDAASMSQSSVPMGSLARNLYAFHNANGNEELDFSSLFEFYQSGK, encoded by the coding sequence ATGAACACCATTGCGTTTATCGGTTTAGGTAATATGGGTGGACCCATGGCGGAGAATCTGTTGTCTGCAGGGTTTAATGTGCGAGTGTTTGATTTGATGCCAGAAGCGGTAAAAGTTTTAGAGTCAGCAGGCGCCTATGCAGCATCTTCAATCGCGGATGCAGTAAAAGACGCCGAATCAATCATTACTATGCTTCCCGCTAGCCAGCATGTAAAAGATGTATATCTTGGCGATAATAAAGGCTCGAAAGGGCTATTGGATTTGGTTGAAGATGGCGCATTTCTGATTGATTCATCAACCATTGATCCTCATTCAGCGAAAATGGTTGCTGAGAGCGCTGCACAAAAGGGCCTTGATTTTGTCGATGCTCCTGTATCTGGCGGTGTAGCTGGAGCTAAAGCTGGAACGTTAACATTCATTGTTGGTGGATCCGAGGCTGCTTTTTCTAAAGCTGAGAATGTGCTCAAACATATGGGTAAGAATATTTTCCATGCAGGTAAAGCGGGCGACGGACAAATGGGCAAAATATGTAACAATCTGATGTTAGGTATTTTAATGTCTGGTACTTGTGAAGCGCTGAATCTTGGCATTGACAATGGGCTCGATCCAAAAGTCTTATCTAACATTATGCTGCAGAGTTCTGGTCGCAATTGGGCTTTGGAACTTTATAATCCCTGCCCTGGTGTTATGGAGACTTCGCCAGCAAGTAATGACTATCGTCCAGGATTTATGAGTAAGCTGATGCTCAAAGACTTAGGACTTGGGTTAGATGCGGCTTCAATGAGCCAATCTTCGGTCCCAATGGGATCTCTCGCACGAAATCTGTATGCTTTTCATAACGCAAATGGTAATGAGGAGCTAGACTTTTCAAGTTTGTTCGAGTTTTATCAATCAGGAAAGTAA
- a CDS encoding alpha-ketoacid dehydrogenase subunit beta, translated as MSEITLVEAVNLALHHEMSKDNNVIVLGEDVGDNGGVFRATVGLKDKFGFKRVIDTPLAEALIGGVSVGMATQGLRPVAEFQFQGFVFPALEHLICHAARMRNRTRGRLSCPAVFRAPFGGGIHAPEHHSESIEAIFAHIPGFRVVIPSSPQRAYGLLLGAIRSNDPVMFFEPKRIYRTVKSNVIDNGEALPIDTCFTLRKGRDLTLVTWGASVVESLQAAQQLSEQGIEAEVIDLASIKPIDMDTIFKSLSKTGRLLVVHEASRSCGVGAEIITRVAEQSMCKLKAPPKRVTGMDTVMPYYRNEDYFMIQEEDIVIAAKELMEDWK; from the coding sequence ATGTCTGAGATTACACTCGTTGAAGCGGTCAACCTTGCTCTGCACCATGAAATGTCTAAAGACAACAATGTTATAGTGTTAGGTGAAGATGTTGGTGATAACGGCGGCGTATTTAGAGCCACCGTTGGGCTTAAAGATAAATTTGGCTTTAAACGTGTTATTGATACGCCATTGGCGGAAGCGCTGATCGGTGGTGTCAGTGTCGGTATGGCAACACAAGGGCTGAGACCTGTTGCTGAGTTCCAATTCCAAGGATTCGTGTTTCCAGCTTTAGAACACCTCATCTGCCATGCCGCTAGAATGCGTAACAGAACACGCGGCCGCTTATCATGCCCTGCTGTATTCCGAGCACCGTTTGGCGGGGGTATCCATGCTCCAGAGCACCATTCAGAAAGTATTGAAGCAATCTTTGCTCATATTCCTGGCTTTAGAGTCGTTATCCCTTCATCACCGCAGCGTGCATACGGTTTACTTCTTGGCGCAATTCGAAGCAATGATCCTGTGATGTTCTTCGAACCCAAAAGGATCTACCGAACAGTAAAATCGAATGTGATTGATAATGGTGAAGCCCTACCTATAGATACATGTTTTACACTACGTAAAGGTAGAGACCTCACACTTGTCACTTGGGGAGCATCTGTTGTTGAATCGTTGCAAGCGGCTCAACAACTTTCAGAACAAGGCATAGAGGCAGAAGTAATTGATTTAGCCAGTATAAAGCCGATTGATATGGATACTATCTTCAAATCACTCAGCAAAACTGGGCGTTTGCTCGTCGTTCATGAGGCAAGTAGAAGCTGTGGTGTTGGCGCCGAAATCATTACACGTGTTGCCGAACAGTCTATGTGTAAGCTCAAAGCGCCACCGAAACGAGTGACAGGCATGGATACGGTAATGCCATATTACCGAAATGAAGATTATTTTATGATTCAAGAAGAAGACATTGTTATTGCAGCGAAAGAGCTCATGGAGGATTGGAAATGA
- a CDS encoding GGDEF domain-containing protein, translated as MTINLDIATLSIICVLLSVCYCIGLFLIQRLQPSVCGINTIATSLLLLSLSFFFLSFGNDVTLWLSKILANSLMAFSYILLLMGICQFRGFSVKLANVGFYSFPVLVVGLTYFTFFMPSTSARVILMSIYISTMCFVSIIANHKGKSIDISPSTVLLSVGLAIQSSYNLFRFGWSLFEGVVDDFMHVGNVHQLAFVSTLLMIILIFFSVTWMLTGRLVATLHNTAIKDDLTQLYNRRALEELIPTEVARALRHGQPLSIVLLDIDHFKQVNDTYGHQIGDKVLSTIGSILKLHTRRDDLSFRYGGEEFMVLLPNTEIEKALIVAEKLREEIENSRMLPSKKDRCTASFGVTQLRDEEWQSAVERADVALYNAKENGRNQVIEGRVNLVSTVNGEES; from the coding sequence ATGACAATAAATTTAGATATCGCCACTCTATCAATCATTTGTGTATTACTCTCCGTGTGTTATTGCATAGGGCTTTTTTTAATTCAGAGACTTCAGCCAAGCGTATGTGGCATTAATACGATTGCGACTTCTTTACTACTACTTTCTCTTAGCTTCTTTTTTCTTAGTTTCGGCAATGATGTAACGCTTTGGTTATCCAAGATTCTAGCGAATTCTTTAATGGCTTTTAGCTATATTTTGTTGCTTATGGGAATTTGTCAGTTTAGAGGCTTTAGCGTGAAGCTCGCTAATGTCGGATTCTACAGCTTTCCTGTCCTTGTTGTTGGATTAACCTATTTTACCTTTTTCATGCCTTCGACTAGTGCGAGGGTGATTTTGATGTCGATTTACATCTCGACCATGTGCTTTGTTTCTATTATTGCTAACCACAAAGGCAAAAGCATTGATATATCGCCTTCGACAGTTTTGCTTTCTGTTGGGCTCGCGATTCAATCTAGCTATAACTTGTTTCGCTTCGGCTGGAGCTTATTTGAAGGTGTGGTAGATGACTTTATGCATGTAGGAAATGTGCATCAATTAGCCTTTGTTAGTACTCTACTCATGATTATCTTAATCTTTTTTTCAGTGACTTGGATGCTGACAGGGCGCTTGGTGGCGACGCTGCATAATACTGCGATTAAAGATGACCTAACTCAACTGTATAACCGCCGTGCACTTGAGGAGTTGATTCCAACAGAGGTCGCTAGAGCTCTTAGGCATGGTCAACCTTTATCGATAGTCTTACTCGATATCGACCATTTTAAACAAGTGAACGATACTTATGGCCATCAGATAGGGGATAAGGTACTAAGTACAATCGGCAGTATACTCAAATTACACACTCGTAGGGATGATCTGAGTTTTCGCTATGGTGGGGAAGAGTTCATGGTATTACTACCCAATACCGAGATCGAGAAAGCACTGATTGTGGCAGAAAAATTAAGAGAGGAGATAGAAAACTCTCGAATGTTGCCAAGTAAAAAAGATCGCTGTACAGCAAGTTTTGGGGTTACACAGTTACGTGATGAAGAGTGGCAAAGCGCTGTAGAGCGTGCTGATGTTGCACTCTACAACGCCAAAGAAAACGGCCGTAACCAAGTTATTGAAGGGAGAGTTAACCTTGTCTCGACTGTTAATGGAGAAGAAAGTTAA
- a CDS encoding dihydrolipoamide acetyltransferase family protein, producing the protein MRSFLLPDLGEGLAESEIVQWHVNVGDMVKLDQIILTVETAKAVVDVPAPYSGKIVSRHGEEGDVINIGSLLLEIEEEGATESSKEKQKDAATVVGNVSNQTHKVDVDDFWIGASRNTDDDSPITAMPSARLLAKKLGVDLLKIKGSGHDGMITDADIYEEAGKQQPGTEVLKGARRTMVGTMSESHHNVASVTITEEALLENWVKGEDISGRLIQAVVHACQKEPALNAWFDAETMTRCVHSAVNIGIAVDSSHGLYVPVLRNAHEVKTADIRSWLNDTVAGIRDRKIGREQLQHATITVSNFGAIAGLYATPVVSPPQVAIVGAGRIIEKVVMRNNEAVAVKAMPLSVTFDHRACTGGEAARFTKFMVEHLEMKLK; encoded by the coding sequence ATGAGATCGTTTTTACTACCAGATCTTGGTGAAGGACTTGCCGAGTCAGAAATTGTGCAATGGCATGTTAATGTAGGAGATATGGTCAAGCTAGACCAAATTATTTTGACGGTTGAGACAGCCAAAGCTGTAGTCGATGTCCCCGCTCCATATAGTGGTAAAATTGTTAGCCGCCATGGCGAAGAAGGTGATGTGATCAACATTGGTAGCCTTTTACTCGAAATCGAAGAAGAAGGTGCTACTGAGAGCAGTAAAGAGAAACAAAAAGACGCTGCAACCGTTGTGGGTAACGTTTCTAATCAAACCCACAAAGTCGATGTTGATGATTTTTGGATCGGTGCCTCTCGCAATACTGATGATGACTCGCCGATCACAGCTATGCCCTCTGCAAGGCTTCTGGCTAAGAAGTTAGGTGTCGATTTACTTAAAATTAAAGGCAGCGGACACGACGGCATGATCACCGACGCCGATATTTATGAAGAGGCTGGAAAACAGCAGCCTGGAACTGAAGTGCTTAAAGGTGCTCGCCGAACCATGGTTGGCACCATGTCTGAGTCTCATCATAATGTGGCTTCAGTAACGATTACAGAAGAAGCACTTTTAGAAAACTGGGTGAAGGGCGAAGACATTTCGGGACGTTTGATTCAGGCTGTCGTTCATGCCTGTCAAAAAGAGCCTGCTCTGAACGCATGGTTTGATGCTGAAACAATGACGCGTTGTGTTCACAGTGCAGTGAATATTGGCATCGCTGTAGACAGTAGCCACGGGCTGTATGTTCCTGTGCTTCGCAATGCCCACGAAGTGAAAACAGCCGATATTCGGTCATGGCTTAATGACACCGTAGCTGGAATACGTGACCGCAAAATCGGCCGTGAACAGTTACAGCACGCAACCATTACCGTGTCTAACTTTGGTGCAATCGCGGGGCTTTATGCCACTCCTGTCGTTTCTCCACCTCAAGTGGCCATTGTTGGTGCAGGACGCATCATAGAAAAGGTGGTGATGAGAAACAATGAGGCTGTTGCAGTGAAAGCTATGCCACTATCAGTGACCTTTGATCACAGGGCTTGTACTGGTGGTGAAGCAGCACGCTTTACTAAATTTATGGTCGAACATTTGGAAATGAAGCTTAAGTAA
- a CDS encoding SDR family oxidoreductase, whose translation MELKHSVVAITGAGQGLGQMMATTLAKAGAELALLDVNDEALLNTKEQCNVLGVKALTYKVNVTNEQQVEQVFSDIVRDFGQLDGLINNAGILRDGLLIKVKDDEMTKMSLEQFNSVIDVNLNGTFLCGREAAAQMINTQRKGVIINISSVARAGNIGQSNYAASKAAVATLATTWGKELARYGIRAAAIAPGVIETSMTGGMKPEARERLEKMVPVGRMGSPEEIAQTAKFIFENDYVNARVFEVDGGIFM comes from the coding sequence ATGGAACTAAAACATAGTGTTGTAGCTATTACTGGGGCCGGGCAAGGTTTAGGTCAGATGATGGCGACAACATTGGCAAAAGCGGGAGCTGAATTAGCTTTACTCGATGTAAATGATGAAGCCTTGCTAAATACCAAGGAACAGTGCAATGTGCTGGGAGTGAAAGCATTGACCTATAAAGTTAATGTCACAAACGAGCAGCAAGTTGAGCAGGTATTTAGTGACATTGTGAGAGATTTCGGTCAACTGGACGGTTTGATTAATAATGCAGGGATCCTTCGAGATGGCTTATTGATCAAGGTTAAAGATGATGAAATGACCAAGATGTCTCTTGAGCAATTTAATTCAGTGATCGATGTAAACCTTAATGGCACCTTTCTCTGTGGTCGAGAAGCAGCCGCTCAGATGATCAATACCCAACGAAAAGGAGTGATCATTAATATTTCCAGTGTTGCAAGGGCCGGGAATATTGGTCAGAGTAATTACGCTGCGTCCAAAGCTGCTGTGGCAACACTGGCGACTACGTGGGGTAAGGAGCTTGCTCGCTATGGAATTAGGGCCGCCGCGATTGCACCTGGTGTGATAGAAACATCGATGACGGGAGGCATGAAACCAGAAGCTCGAGAGCGTTTGGAGAAGATGGTCCCAGTGGGTCGTATGGGTTCCCCTGAAGAAATCGCTCAAACCGCGAAATTTATTTTTGAGAATGATTACGTTAACGCTCGAGTATTCGAGGTTGATGGCGGAATATTCATGTAA
- a CDS encoding electron transfer flavoprotein subunit alpha/FixB family protein, protein MNSKTLVIVEHDNQVLSSDTLKTISAATVLNQSISAIVVGCDCQNVVDAVARVEGISEVLVADSEIYQKQLAENTAPLIQQVAASYSHLFAPATTFGKNLMPRVAALLGVGQLSDVIKIESEDTVIRPIYAGNALAKVKSLDKVKVMTIRSSAFDNAAVTDNAKAEIKVVDINIGNDISDLIERQKTQSARPDLPAARVVVSGGRGVGSKENFALIEQLADKLDAAIGASRAAVDAGFVSNDLQVGQTGKIVAPELYIAVGISGAIQHLAGMKDSKVIVAINSDPEAPIFEVADYGLVGDLFEILPELTQAV, encoded by the coding sequence ATGAATTCAAAAACGTTAGTCATTGTTGAGCATGATAACCAAGTTCTTAGTAGTGATACCTTAAAAACGATTTCTGCCGCTACAGTGCTTAATCAATCAATAAGTGCAATTGTTGTTGGTTGTGATTGTCAGAATGTTGTGGATGCTGTCGCTCGTGTTGAAGGCATCTCAGAAGTGCTAGTGGCAGATTCGGAGATTTACCAAAAGCAGCTCGCAGAGAATACGGCGCCATTGATTCAGCAAGTCGCGGCGAGTTATTCACATCTTTTTGCTCCTGCGACAACGTTTGGCAAGAACTTGATGCCTAGGGTTGCGGCTTTGCTTGGGGTCGGTCAACTATCAGATGTTATCAAAATCGAATCTGAGGACACAGTCATTCGTCCTATCTACGCGGGTAACGCGCTGGCCAAAGTAAAGTCATTAGATAAAGTTAAGGTGATGACAATCCGAAGCTCTGCGTTTGACAATGCAGCGGTGACTGATAATGCGAAAGCTGAAATCAAGGTTGTCGACATTAATATCGGTAACGACATATCTGACTTAATTGAACGCCAAAAAACGCAAAGTGCTCGTCCAGACTTACCTGCTGCGAGAGTAGTTGTATCAGGTGGTCGAGGAGTAGGCAGTAAGGAAAATTTTGCTCTAATCGAACAACTAGCGGACAAACTTGATGCTGCTATTGGTGCCTCTCGTGCCGCAGTGGATGCCGGCTTTGTCTCTAATGATTTACAAGTGGGTCAGACAGGGAAGATAGTTGCGCCTGAGCTTTATATTGCGGTTGGAATATCTGGCGCCATTCAACACCTTGCTGGTATGAAAGATTCGAAAGTGATTGTTGCCATCAATAGTGATCCGGAAGCGCCAATCTTTGAGGTGGCCGACTATGGCTTAGTGGGAGATCTGTTCGAAATACTGCCAGAGCTGACACAAGCTGTTTAG